One region of Rhodospirillaceae bacterium genomic DNA includes:
- a CDS encoding translation initiation factor IF-3, which yields MARFPSSEAAPSQDKGPRVNHQINVREVRLVKEDGEMLGVVSTRDALTMAAEVGLDLVEISPTAVPPVCKILDYGKFKYEAQKRKNEAKKKQKVIEVKEIKMRPGIDIHDYEVKMRAIKSFLEEGDKVKVTMRFRGREMMHQELGLKVLDRVRTELDELIKVESHPKLEGRQMIMTIAPK from the coding sequence ATAGCTAGGTTCCCGTCCTCAGAAGCAGCGCCCTCCCAAGACAAGGGCCCCCGCGTCAATCACCAGATCAATGTGCGCGAAGTGCGCCTGGTCAAAGAAGACGGCGAGATGCTCGGCGTCGTATCGACCAGAGATGCGCTCACCATGGCCGCCGAAGTCGGCCTCGATCTGGTGGAGATTTCACCGACCGCGGTTCCGCCGGTCTGCAAGATTCTCGATTACGGCAAGTTCAAATACGAAGCGCAGAAGCGCAAGAACGAAGCCAAGAAAAAGCAGAAGGTGATCGAGGTCAAAGAAATCAAGATGCGCCCCGGCATCGACATTCACGATTACGAAGTCAAGATGCGGGCGATCAAGAGCTTCCTGGAGGAAGGTGACAAGGTGAAGGTCACCATGCGCTTCCGTGGCCGCGAGATGATGCATCAGGAACTGGGCCTCAAGGTCCTCGACCGCGTCCGCACCGAGCTCGACGAGTTGATCAAGGTGGAATCCCACCCCAAACTCGAAGGCCGCCAGATGATCATGACGATCGCGCCGAAATAG
- a CDS encoding hydrolase codes for MPDAKLDPKRTALVTIDLQKGILSAGLTPHLGPDVVARSIAIGQKLRKAGGLIVAVRVILAPDDADWPQGLTDASEASSPEEYPADWGDPAPELGVLLPDIQIIKRQWSAFYGTELDLQLRRRGIDTIILCGVSTNFGIESTARDGWAGSYNILIAEDASSSYSEGFHDFAVRNILPRIARIRSSADILALI; via the coding sequence ATGCCCGACGCCAAGCTCGACCCAAAACGTACTGCCCTGGTGACCATCGACCTGCAGAAGGGAATTCTATCCGCCGGCCTGACCCCGCATCTGGGGCCGGACGTGGTGGCACGGAGCATCGCCATCGGGCAGAAGCTGCGCAAGGCGGGCGGTCTCATCGTTGCGGTGCGGGTGATCCTGGCACCCGATGACGCCGACTGGCCGCAGGGATTGACGGACGCGTCCGAAGCGTCATCGCCCGAGGAATATCCCGCAGATTGGGGCGATCCAGCACCGGAACTTGGCGTGCTGCTGCCGGATATCCAGATCATCAAACGGCAGTGGAGCGCCTTTTATGGGACCGAACTGGACCTGCAGCTGCGTAGGCGGGGCATCGACACGATCATCCTTTGCGGGGTTTCCACCAATTTTGGCATCGAATCCACGGCGCGCGATGGCTGGGCCGGGAGCTACAACATCCTCATCGCCGAGGATGCCAGCAGCAGCTATAGCGAGGGCTTCCATGATTTTGCGGTCCGCAACATCCTGCCGCGCATCGCCCGCATCCGTAGCAGCGCCGATATCCTGGCCCTGATCTAG
- the thrS gene encoding threonine--tRNA ligase, which translates to MLTITLPDGAKREFPGPVTGAELAASIGPGLAKAALAIKFDGKVRDLSTLIASDAKVEIVTRTHADALELLRHDCAHVMAEAIQELFPGTQITFGPSTETGFYYDFFRNEPFSPEDFAAIEKKMKEIVDRDEVITREVWTRDQAVEYFKTIGERFKAEWIGEIPADEDISIYRQGNWLDLCVGPHLPSTAKLGKAFKLMKVAGAYWRGDANNPQLQRIYGTCWADEKQLAAYLLQLEEAEKRDHRRLGREMNLFHQQEEATGAIFWHPKGWRLYRKLESYIRRRLEINGYEEVKTPQILDRSFWEKSGHWEKFREAMFVIPDDEHPEKQLALKPMNCPGHVQIFRQGIKSYRDLPIRLAEFGACHRNEPSGALHGIMRVRAFTQDDAHIFCTEDQIVGETKAFCDFLLSVYKDFGFEEVMVKFSDRPEKRAGADATWDKAEEALKTATTAAGLTFTLNPGEGAFYGPKLEFVLRDTIGRDWQCGTLQCDFVLPERLDAAYIGEDGQKHRPVMLHRAIFGSLERFVGILIEHHAGKFPLWLAPTQVVVCSIVSDVEPYAEMLTRKLKAAGLSVETDYRNEKINYKVREHSLAKVPVIIAVGKRDEEAGTVAIRRLGEEGQKTFTVEEAVAALAAEAKSPLDRVA; encoded by the coding sequence ATGCTGACGATCACGCTGCCGGATGGCGCGAAGCGCGAGTTTCCGGGACCCGTTACGGGTGCCGAGCTTGCCGCCTCCATTGGGCCCGGCCTAGCCAAGGCCGCTCTGGCCATCAAATTCGACGGGAAGGTCCGCGACCTTTCGACACTCATCGCGTCGGATGCGAAGGTCGAGATCGTCACCCGAACCCATGCCGATGCGCTGGAGCTGCTGCGCCACGACTGCGCCCATGTGATGGCGGAAGCGATCCAGGAACTGTTCCCCGGCACGCAGATCACCTTTGGTCCGTCGACCGAGACCGGCTTCTATTACGACTTCTTCCGCAACGAGCCGTTCAGCCCGGAAGATTTCGCCGCCATCGAGAAGAAGATGAAGGAGATCGTCGATCGCGACGAGGTCATCACGCGCGAAGTGTGGACCCGCGACCAGGCGGTCGAATATTTCAAGACGATCGGCGAGCGCTTCAAGGCGGAATGGATCGGCGAGATCCCGGCCGATGAGGACATCTCGATCTATCGCCAGGGCAATTGGCTGGACCTCTGTGTCGGCCCCCACCTGCCCTCTACGGCCAAGCTCGGCAAGGCCTTCAAGCTGATGAAGGTCGCCGGCGCCTATTGGCGCGGTGATGCGAACAACCCGCAGCTACAGCGTATTTACGGCACCTGCTGGGCCGATGAGAAGCAGCTCGCCGCCTATCTCCTGCAATTGGAAGAAGCGGAAAAACGCGACCATCGGCGTCTCGGCCGCGAGATGAACCTGTTCCACCAACAGGAAGAAGCAACGGGCGCCATTTTCTGGCATCCCAAGGGCTGGCGTCTCTACCGGAAGCTTGAGAGCTACATCCGCCGCCGCCTCGAGATCAACGGCTATGAGGAAGTGAAGACACCGCAGATCCTCGACCGCTCCTTCTGGGAGAAGTCGGGACATTGGGAAAAATTCCGCGAGGCGATGTTCGTCATTCCCGATGACGAACATCCGGAAAAGCAGCTCGCTTTGAAGCCGATGAACTGCCCGGGCCATGTGCAGATCTTCCGCCAGGGCATCAAGAGCTATCGCGACTTGCCGATCCGCCTGGCCGAGTTCGGCGCCTGTCATCGCAACGAACCTTCAGGCGCCCTTCACGGCATCATGCGCGTGCGCGCCTTCACCCAGGACGATGCCCATATCTTCTGCACCGAGGACCAGATCGTCGGCGAGACGAAGGCGTTCTGCGACTTCCTGCTGTCGGTCTACAAGGATTTCGGCTTCGAGGAAGTCATGGTCAAATTCTCCGACCGGCCGGAAAAGCGGGCCGGGGCGGATGCGACCTGGGACAAGGCGGAAGAAGCCTTGAAGACGGCGACCACGGCCGCCGGCCTGACCTTCACGCTCAATCCGGGCGAGGGAGCCTTTTACGGTCCGAAGCTCGAATTCGTGCTGCGCGACACGATCGGCCGCGACTGGCAATGCGGGACGCTGCAATGTGATTTCGTGCTGCCGGAGCGTCTCGACGCCGCCTATATCGGCGAGGATGGCCAGAAGCACCGACCGGTCATGCTGCACCGCGCCATCTTCGGGTCACTGGAGCGATTCGTCGGCATCCTGATCGAACATCATGCCGGCAAATTCCCGCTTTGGCTGGCCCCGACACAAGTGGTGGTGTGTTCGATCGTCTCCGATGTCGAGCCCTATGCCGAGATGCTGACCAGGAAGCTGAAGGCGGCCGGGCTCAGCGTCGAGACCGACTATCGCAACGAGAAGATCAATTACAAGGTGCGCGAACACAGTCTGGCCAAGGTTCCGGTCATCATCGCCGTCGGCAAGCGCGATGAGGAGGCCGGCACCGTCGCCATCCGTCGCTTGGGGGAAGAAGGACAGAAAACCTTTACCGTCGAGGAGGCTGTCGCAGCCCTCGCGGCGGAGGCGAAGTCGCCCCTTGATCGAGTTGCCTAA
- a CDS encoding HAMP domain-containing histidine kinase: MASIGSSLQSRLTVRLLGVFVFAFMLTGLATFLLSRTDDTELPTSSLLSYIDMVAPHITMSAGGVWQVKDVLLSDEKAYVLRRGDGSLIESGGYPDTLTAIAGMSAAKSIIGMPAGTFTLTWRIDRETEDNIYLLSVSLMVADQPVILEIADVDTPTDSGLYALAYEWLGEFVPVGVPLLLVLVLALTLSLRSALKPLETLRRLAARISPQQTGLRLPTEELPSELQSPVLAINRALDRLDHGFQAQRDFLADAAHELRTPLAILSAHLDTLPRNQGTDALKSDVQRMTRLVNQLLLVAQMESLTIDPAETADLSDIAIDLAALLAPLAIRSNRSVGVSGAEAPVLVRGNKDALYQALRNLVENALRFTAVGTEVEISVDRSGSVTVSDHGPGIPPQERDLLFRRFWQGARRKPRDGQPRDGQPRDGQPRDGQPRDGLGQEPSSGAGLGLAIAQRIAETHGGSLQISDNPGGGARFTLTLPLAGVLSPPATVPVDTGPRSAGRTVTPLGSGGR, from the coding sequence ATGGCAAGCATTGGATCCTCGCTGCAGTCAAGACTGACCGTGCGCCTGCTCGGTGTGTTTGTGTTTGCCTTCATGCTGACCGGGCTTGCCACCTTCCTGTTGTCGCGCACCGATGACACGGAACTGCCGACGAGCAGCCTGCTTTCCTACATCGACATGGTGGCGCCTCATATCACCATGAGCGCCGGCGGCGTCTGGCAGGTGAAGGACGTGCTGCTCTCTGACGAAAAGGCCTATGTGCTGCGGCGTGGCGATGGCAGCCTGATCGAAAGTGGCGGCTATCCCGATACGCTGACGGCCATTGCCGGCATGAGTGCTGCGAAAAGCATCATCGGAATGCCGGCCGGGACGTTCACCCTGACCTGGCGGATTGATCGAGAGACCGAAGACAACATCTATCTTCTGTCCGTGTCACTGATGGTGGCGGACCAGCCGGTCATCCTTGAAATCGCCGATGTCGATACACCGACCGATTCCGGCCTCTACGCATTGGCTTACGAATGGCTGGGCGAGTTCGTGCCGGTTGGCGTGCCGCTTCTGCTGGTGCTGGTCCTCGCGTTGACGCTGTCGCTGCGCTCGGCGCTCAAACCGTTGGAGACGCTCAGGCGGCTGGCGGCGCGCATCAGTCCGCAGCAGACCGGCCTGCGCCTGCCGACCGAGGAACTGCCCTCGGAACTGCAATCGCCGGTGCTGGCCATCAATCGCGCGCTCGACCGCCTCGATCATGGGTTTCAGGCGCAACGCGACTTCCTGGCGGATGCCGCGCACGAACTCCGGACACCGCTTGCCATTCTCTCGGCGCATCTCGATACGCTGCCCCGCAATCAGGGCACCGACGCCTTGAAAAGCGATGTGCAGCGCATGACGCGCCTGGTCAACCAATTGCTGCTCGTGGCGCAGATGGAGTCGCTCACCATCGACCCCGCTGAAACGGCGGATCTTTCCGACATTGCCATCGATCTTGCGGCCCTGCTCGCCCCCCTTGCCATTCGCAGCAACCGGTCCGTGGGCGTCAGCGGCGCGGAAGCGCCGGTGCTGGTGCGCGGCAACAAGGATGCGCTCTATCAGGCCTTGCGCAATCTGGTCGAGAACGCGCTGCGCTTCACCGCGGTCGGGACCGAAGTCGAAATCAGCGTTGATCGGTCAGGCAGCGTCACGGTCAGCGATCATGGCCCAGGCATTCCCCCGCAGGAGCGCGACTTGCTGTTCCGGCGTTTCTGGCAAGGTGCGCGGCGCAAGCCCCGCGACGGCCAGCCTCGCGACGGCCAGCCTCGCGACGGCCAGCCTCGCGACGGCCAGCCTCGCGATGGCCTGGGGCAAGAGCCCAGCAGTGGCGCCGGTCTCGGTCTCGCCATCGCCCAGCGCATCGCCGAGACCCATGGCGGGTCTTTGCAGATCAGCGACAATCCCGGCGGCGGCGCAAGGTTCACCCTGACCCTGCCGCTGGCCGGCGTGCTGTCTCCGCCTGCCACCGTTCCCGTCGATACGGGTCCACGGTCCGCCGGACGTACGGTCACACCCCTGGGCTCCGGCGGCCGCTAG
- a CDS encoding response regulator transcription factor, with translation MRLLLIEDNDRLSEFLEKALRDAGFAVDRADSCAAATASFDASRFDAVILDLGLPDGDGLALLKERRATGDRTPVLILTARDGLNDRVGGLNAGADDYLAKPFAMEELIARVKALLRRPGAALSVQLTLGNICLDTVGPSFTIDGKTATLTRRELALMEILLRRPGKVISRGAIEEGLYSFSDEVGSNALEVLVSRLRKKLGTLGADINLHTVRGVGYMVMDHA, from the coding sequence ATGCGCCTGCTGTTGATTGAAGACAATGACCGACTCTCGGAATTCCTGGAAAAGGCCCTCAGGGATGCCGGTTTCGCCGTCGACAGAGCCGATAGCTGCGCCGCGGCGACGGCCTCCTTCGATGCCAGTCGCTTTGACGCCGTCATCCTGGATCTGGGCCTCCCGGATGGTGACGGGCTGGCATTGCTGAAGGAGCGACGCGCCACCGGCGACCGAACCCCCGTACTGATCCTGACCGCCCGCGACGGGCTCAACGACCGGGTGGGGGGGCTCAATGCGGGCGCGGATGACTATCTGGCCAAGCCTTTCGCCATGGAGGAGCTGATCGCACGCGTAAAGGCATTGCTCAGGCGCCCCGGCGCCGCCCTCAGCGTCCAATTGACGCTCGGCAACATCTGTCTGGATACCGTCGGCCCCAGTTTCACGATTGACGGCAAGACGGCCACCTTGACTCGTCGGGAACTTGCCTTGATGGAGATCCTGCTGCGCCGTCCCGGCAAGGTGATCAGCCGCGGCGCCATCGAGGAAGGGCTCTACAGCTTCAGCGACGAAGTGGGTTCGAATGCGCTCGAAGTGCTGGTGTCGCGGCTCCGGAAGAAGCTGGGCACCCTCGGTGCCGACATCAATCTGCACACGGTGCGGGGTGTCGGCTATATGGTCATGGACCACGCCTGA
- a CDS encoding aldo/keto reductase: protein MLPTRKLGRQGLEVSALGLGCMGMSQSYGPANEQESIAVIHRAIAEGCTFFDTAEVYGPYANEELLGRALKGRRDEVTIATKFGFRIESGKINGTDSRPSHIREAVDASLTRLGTDHIDLLYQHRVDKAIPIEDVADTVAGLVQAGKVRYFGLSEAGAKTIRRAHKVHPVTALQSEYSLWERNLEADILPVLKELGIGLVPFSPLGRGFLTGTAQRAESYAAGDFRKLDPRFQGANFDANMAAAKLVQEIAAKKGVKPGQLALAWLLAKGDFIVPIPGTKRLSYLLENIAAASIALSAAELAQLDGALAPGSIAGPRYGEQHMNMLDR from the coding sequence ATGCTGCCGACACGCAAGCTGGGACGCCAGGGTCTGGAAGTATCGGCGCTGGGCCTGGGCTGCATGGGGATGAGCCAGTCATATGGCCCGGCCAATGAGCAGGAATCGATCGCCGTCATCCACCGCGCCATCGCCGAAGGCTGCACTTTCTTCGACACCGCAGAGGTTTATGGCCCCTATGCCAATGAAGAACTGCTGGGTCGTGCGCTGAAGGGCCGGCGCGATGAGGTGACGATCGCCACCAAATTCGGCTTCCGCATCGAAAGCGGCAAGATCAACGGGACCGACAGCCGCCCCTCGCATATCCGCGAGGCGGTCGATGCATCGCTGACGCGGCTCGGCACCGATCACATCGATCTCCTCTATCAGCACCGCGTCGACAAGGCGATCCCGATCGAGGATGTGGCCGACACCGTTGCGGGCCTGGTGCAGGCCGGCAAGGTACGCTATTTCGGCCTCTCGGAAGCGGGGGCGAAAACCATCCGCCGGGCACATAAGGTGCATCCGGTCACCGCCCTGCAGAGCGAATATTCGCTGTGGGAGCGCAATCTCGAAGCCGACATCTTGCCCGTCCTCAAGGAACTCGGCATCGGCCTCGTCCCCTTCAGCCCGCTGGGGCGCGGCTTCCTCACCGGCACAGCGCAACGCGCCGAAAGCTATGCCGCGGGCGATTTCCGCAAGCTGGATCCGCGTTTCCAGGGCGCCAATTTCGACGCCAACATGGCGGCCGCGAAACTGGTGCAGGAGATCGCGGCGAAAAAGGGCGTGAAGCCGGGACAACTCGCGCTGGCCTGGCTGCTGGCCAAGGGCGATTTCATCGTGCCCATCCCCGGCACCAAGCGGCTGAGCTATCTGCTGGAAAACATCGCCGCCGCATCGATTGCGTTGAGTGCCGCGGAACTGGCGCAGCTTGACGGCGCGCTGGCGCCCGGCAGCATCGCCGGCCCGCGCTATGGCGAGCAGCACATGAACATGCTGGACCGCTGA
- the hrpB gene encoding ATP-dependent helicase HrpB, with amino-acid sequence MSQTAKPIPRKFDPDLPIAALLPQIAEALAAGPNLVLEAPPGAGKTTQVPLVLLDAAWRGDGKIIVLEPRRLAARGAAHRLAGHLGEAVGGTVGYRVRLDRRIGPTTRIECVTTGLFLRQLQSDPELKGVAALIFDEFHERSVDADLALAFALEAQAGLRPDLRLVVMSATLDGAAIARLMPGAGRLTSEGRAFPVTTHYLGDDAKTWIEKQMGSAIRQALRDETGDILAFLPGLAEIRRTERELGGMGDAIILPLHGDLPLAEQERAIHEDPQGRRKIVLSTSIAESSLTIAGVRVVLDSGLRRVARFDPATGMTRLVTTKVALANADQRRGRAGRLGPGSCYRLWSANSERALSPQPAPEILEIDLAPLALELAAWGIDDPASLALLDPPPPASLAQARELLRELGALDAGNRITAHGRAMAELGLHPRLAHMLIIAKSRGLGALACDIAALLSERDIISGPGNGGGRVADLGQRLEMLASGGGDRNGRSRIQQSAKDWRRQLGIGPEQSASRSAAGAIVALAYPDRLAQQRGGQGQYRLASGRGAELSLEDPLSREPYLAVATLDQGQKSARIYLAAPITLGEIEEDFADLIETTQSVTWNARTEIVEAKRERRLLALVLEEKPLQKPDTELVRAAMLDGIRQMGLGSLPWSSATTTLRARVAFLRRVLPEKDWPDWSDAALLATLPDWLGPHLDGVSRRAHLDRIDLHAALTDSLDWQQRQALETMAPTHLDVPSGSRVPLDYDSGEQPILAVRLQEMFGATETPRIAGGRAPVLLHLLSPARRPVQVTQDLTSFWSNAYKAVKADLKSQYPRHYWPDDPLIAEPTARAKPRPR; translated from the coding sequence ATGAGCCAGACCGCGAAGCCCATACCCAGAAAATTCGACCCGGATCTGCCGATCGCGGCCCTGCTGCCGCAGATCGCCGAGGCGCTGGCGGCCGGCCCAAACCTGGTGCTGGAAGCGCCACCGGGTGCTGGCAAGACCACGCAGGTGCCGCTTGTCCTTCTCGACGCGGCCTGGCGGGGCGACGGCAAGATCATCGTCCTCGAGCCCCGGCGCCTCGCAGCCCGGGGTGCGGCACACCGGCTGGCCGGCCATCTCGGGGAGGCGGTGGGCGGCACGGTCGGCTACCGCGTGCGGCTCGACCGCAGAATCGGCCCGACGACCCGGATCGAATGCGTCACCACCGGCCTCTTTCTGCGGCAGTTGCAGAGCGATCCCGAATTGAAGGGTGTTGCCGCCCTGATCTTCGACGAATTTCATGAGCGCAGCGTCGATGCCGATCTTGCCCTGGCTTTCGCCTTGGAGGCGCAAGCGGGGCTCCGGCCCGATCTGCGTCTCGTCGTCATGTCGGCGACCCTGGACGGCGCCGCCATCGCCAGGCTGATGCCGGGGGCAGGGCGCCTCACCAGCGAGGGCCGCGCCTTTCCGGTGACGACACATTACCTCGGCGATGATGCCAAGACCTGGATCGAGAAGCAGATGGGATCGGCAATCCGCCAGGCGCTGCGGGACGAAACCGGCGACATCCTCGCCTTTCTCCCGGGGCTTGCCGAAATCCGCCGCACGGAACGCGAATTGGGCGGGATGGGCGACGCTATCATCCTGCCGCTCCATGGCGATTTGCCCCTGGCCGAGCAGGAGCGCGCCATCCATGAAGACCCGCAAGGTCGCCGCAAGATCGTGCTCTCGACCAGCATCGCCGAAAGCTCGCTGACCATCGCCGGCGTGCGCGTCGTGCTGGATAGCGGATTGCGCCGTGTCGCGCGGTTCGATCCAGCGACCGGCATGACGCGCCTCGTCACCACCAAGGTGGCGCTGGCCAATGCCGATCAGCGGCGGGGCCGTGCCGGGCGGTTGGGGCCGGGCAGTTGCTACCGCCTCTGGAGTGCCAACAGCGAACGCGCACTCAGTCCGCAGCCGGCGCCGGAGATTCTGGAAATCGATCTGGCGCCGTTGGCGCTGGAGCTCGCAGCCTGGGGCATCGATGATCCAGCAAGCCTTGCGCTTCTCGACCCGCCACCGCCGGCGTCCCTGGCCCAGGCGCGCGAGCTGCTGCGGGAACTGGGGGCACTCGATGCCGGCAACCGCATCACCGCCCATGGCCGCGCCATGGCGGAGCTCGGCCTGCATCCGCGTTTGGCGCATATGCTGATCATCGCCAAGTCGCGTGGGTTGGGTGCTCTCGCTTGTGACATCGCGGCGCTGTTGAGCGAGCGCGATATCATTTCAGGTCCCGGAAATGGTGGGGGGCGTGTCGCCGATCTCGGGCAGCGTCTGGAAATGCTGGCCTCGGGCGGTGGTGATAGAAATGGCCGGTCGCGCATCCAGCAGTCGGCCAAGGATTGGCGCCGGCAACTCGGCATCGGCCCGGAACAGAGCGCCAGCCGGTCCGCCGCCGGCGCCATCGTGGCGCTGGCATACCCTGACCGCCTGGCGCAGCAGCGCGGTGGCCAGGGCCAGTACCGACTGGCATCCGGTCGTGGCGCCGAACTCAGCCTCGAGGATCCGCTGTCGCGCGAGCCTTACCTGGCGGTCGCCACCTTGGACCAGGGCCAGAAATCGGCGCGCATCTATCTCGCAGCCCCCATCACCCTGGGTGAGATCGAGGAGGATTTCGCCGATCTCATAGAGACCACGCAATCCGTCACCTGGAATGCACGGACGGAGATCGTCGAGGCGAAGCGCGAGCGCCGGCTATTGGCCTTGGTGCTGGAAGAAAAGCCGCTGCAGAAGCCGGACACCGAGCTCGTGCGCGCGGCGATGCTGGACGGCATCCGCCAGATGGGACTGGGCAGCTTGCCATGGAGTTCCGCCACCACGACCTTGCGGGCGCGTGTCGCGTTTCTGCGTCGTGTTCTTCCCGAGAAAGACTGGCCTGACTGGTCGGACGCAGCGCTGCTCGCGACCCTGCCGGATTGGCTGGGACCGCATCTGGATGGCGTGTCGCGGCGCGCGCATCTCGACCGCATCGATCTTCACGCGGCCCTCACCGACAGCCTCGACTGGCAGCAGCGCCAGGCGCTGGAGACTATGGCGCCGACGCATCTCGACGTGCCCTCGGGCTCGCGCGTGCCGCTGGATTACGACAGCGGCGAGCAGCCGATCCTCGCCGTGCGCCTCCAGGAAATGTTCGGCGCCACCGAAACCCCGCGCATCGCCGGCGGCCGCGCGCCGGTGCTGTTGCACCTGCTGTCACCGGCACGCCGGCCGGTCCAGGTGACGCAGGACCTCACCAGCTTCTGGTCGAATGCCTATAAGGCGGTGAAAGCGGATTTGAAAAGCCAGTATCCGCGCCATTACTGGCCGGACGATCCGCTGATCGCGGAACCGACAGCGCGGGCGAAGCCAAGGCCGAGGTGA
- a CDS encoding DUF1127 domain-containing protein, with product MQLLSSLDLFLRRWQRYGEVRHELSLYTDRELADMGVRRSEIPDIARGAAALIQSGSTTPATKPRFAKVAHS from the coding sequence ATGCAGCTTCTATCGTCGCTCGACCTCTTCCTCCGCCGCTGGCAGCGCTACGGCGAAGTGCGTCACGAACTCAGCCTCTATACCGACCGCGAACTCGCAGATATGGGCGTGCGTCGCAGCGAAATTCCGGACATCGCCCGTGGCGCCGCGGCCCTGATCCAGTCCGGCAGCACGACCCCGGCGACCAAACCGCGTTTCGCCAAAGTCGCGCATTCCTGA
- a CDS encoding adenylate/guanylate cyclase domain-containing protein: MATAPQSQPAANEDDLSDGMPRLGTGHLSGMQPAQISPALRADAKARRQAPHLDPAITAPSLVPLMARAMAGEACLGCPAVEAAFRWLLDEGRLIADLGEFVTDLALRLTEHGFPLLRFFVSVRTLHPQIAAIGYAWGRGDKVAKRVARDHAVLSSQEFLSSPLRVLYQGDEPEIRRRLTGPDARFDFPILEDMKKAGATDYAIFAIRLPGGVRSSVSITTDAVDGFQDAQVEAFRTLIPLLSLVIEAREWAYIARSLMHVYLGQGPGDAVLSGQIQRGDARTMAAAIWYCDLRNFTRMSNELPRDLVIATLNDYFDTIAKPVVERGGEILKFIGDAMLAIFPMNDDLDRDAKISVALDAAVGALDGLRELNELRMAAGQEPLKVGIGLHAGSVSYGNIGAAHGEEARLDFTVIGPAVNLATRLEGLCPQLEQPLLASRQFASVCGSRLKFLGSYPVRGFDQPQDVFGLPSALT, translated from the coding sequence ATGGCCACAGCACCGCAATCGCAACCCGCCGCCAACGAAGACGATCTAAGCGACGGCATGCCCCGTCTTGGCACAGGGCACCTCTCCGGCATGCAGCCCGCCCAAATCAGCCCTGCACTACGCGCAGATGCGAAGGCGCGGCGGCAGGCGCCCCATCTCGACCCCGCCATCACGGCCCCCTCGCTTGTCCCGCTGATGGCGCGGGCCATGGCTGGCGAGGCCTGTCTTGGCTGTCCCGCGGTCGAGGCGGCCTTCCGCTGGTTGCTGGACGAGGGAAGGCTGATCGCCGATCTCGGTGAATTCGTCACCGATCTGGCGCTGCGTTTGACCGAGCATGGCTTCCCGCTGCTGCGCTTCTTCGTCTCGGTCCGCACGCTGCATCCGCAGATCGCCGCCATCGGCTATGCCTGGGGGCGCGGCGACAAGGTTGCCAAGCGCGTGGCGCGCGACCATGCCGTGCTCTCCAGCCAGGAGTTCCTGAGCTCGCCCCTGCGCGTTCTCTATCAAGGCGACGAGCCGGAGATTCGCCGGCGCCTGACCGGGCCGGATGCGCGCTTCGACTTCCCCATTCTTGAAGACATGAAGAAGGCCGGTGCCACCGATTACGCGATCTTCGCCATTCGGCTGCCTGGCGGCGTGCGTTCCTCGGTCTCGATCACGACCGATGCGGTCGACGGCTTTCAGGACGCCCAGGTCGAGGCGTTCCGCACCCTCATTCCGCTGTTGTCGTTGGTGATCGAAGCCCGTGAGTGGGCCTATATCGCGCGTTCGCTGATGCATGTGTATCTCGGCCAGGGGCCGGGCGATGCGGTGCTGTCGGGTCAGATTCAGCGCGGTGATGCGCGCACCATGGCCGCCGCCATCTGGTATTGCGACCTCCGGAACTTCACCAGGATGTCGAACGAGTTGCCGCGCGATCTCGTCATTGCGACGCTCAACGACTATTTCGACACCATAGCCAAGCCCGTTGTGGAACGCGGTGGCGAGATCCTGAAGTTCATCGGCGATGCCATGCTGGCCATCTTCCCGATGAATGACGATCTCGACCGCGATGCCAAGATCAGTGTGGCGCTCGACGCCGCGGTGGGCGCCCTCGACGGCTTGCGCGAACTCAATGAATTGCGCATGGCCGCCGGTCAGGAACCGCTCAAGGTGGGTATCGGGCTCCATGCCGGTTCCGTCTCCTACGGCAATATCGGTGCGGCCCATGGCGAGGAGGCGCGGCTCGACTTCACCGTGATCGGCCCGGCGGTCAATCTCGCCACCCGGCTTGAGGGCCTGTGCCCGCAACTCGAACAGCCGCTGCTGGCGTCACGCCAATTCGCCTCGGTATGCGGTTCCCGCCTCAAATTCCTCGGATCCTACCCGGTGCGCGGTTTCGATCAGCCGCAGGATGTATTCGGGTTGCCAAGCGCCTTAACTTAA